The Benincasa hispida cultivar B227 chromosome 9, ASM972705v1, whole genome shotgun sequence genome has a segment encoding these proteins:
- the LOC120085245 gene encoding nitrate reductase [NADH]-like, protein MAASVHNPQFPHLDTFSNLRSDSSVRGCNFPSSPGFTIPNNHVEMDDDGEFSSDDDNESDFTHLIRKGISELEPSVLDPRDFGTADCWIHRNESMVRLTGKHPFNSEPPLSRLMHHGFITPVPLHYVRNHGPVPKAKWEDWTVEVCGLVKKPTRFTMDQLVNDFRSREFPVTLVCAGNRRKEQNMVKKTIGFNWGAGGTSTSVWRGIPLRDVLRRCGIFSSKKGALNVCFEGAECLPGGGGSKYGTSVRKEIVMDPARDIILAYMQNGDVLTPDHGFPVRVITPGFIGGRMVKWLKRIIVTTQESDSYYHYRDNKVLPSHVDAELANAEAWWYKPECIISELNINSVITTPCHEEILPINSWTTQRPYTLRGYAYSGGGKKVTRVEVTLDGGESWQLCDLNRPEKATKYGKYWCWCFWSLEVEVLDLLAAKEIAVRAWDETFNTQPEKLIWNLMGMMNNCWFRVKSNMCKPHKGEIGIVFEHPTVPGNQSGGWMAKEKHLEISTETNQTMKKSLSSPFINTASKTYSMSDVKKHNSDQSAWIVVHGHVYDCTHFLKDHPGGTDSILINAGTDCTEEFDAIHSDKAKKMLEEYRIGELITTGYTSDSSPNNSIHGPSNHNLNLLPHLAPITETRRVALIAREKIPCKLISKTSISHDVIRFRFALPLEDQILGLPVGKHIFLCANIDGKLCMRAYTPTSGIHQVGHFDLVVKIYLKNVHPKFPNGGLMSQHLESLPIGSELEIKGPLGHIEYTGRGNFLVDGKVKKAKKLAMLAGGTGITPIYQVAQAILKDPEDETEMFLVYANRTEDDILLKEELDEWTKSDKRFKVWYVVNESVREGWKYSVGMVTESIMREHLPEASPETLALACGPPPMIKFAVQPNLEKMNYDTTNSLLVF, encoded by the exons ATGGCCGCCTCAGTTCACAATCCCCAATTTCCTCATTTAGATACTTTTTCTAACCTCCGCTCTGATTCTTCAGTTCGTGGTTGCAACTTCCCCTCCAGTCCAGGTTTTACTATACCCAACAATCATGTGGAAATGGACGATGATGGAGAATTCTCCAGTGACGACGACAACGAATCTGATTTCACCCATTTGATTCGAAAAGGGATTAGCGAATTGGAACCTTCAGTTTTAGACCCCAGAGATTTCGGGACGGCGGATTGTTGGATTCACCGAAATGAGTCCATGGTTCGTCTTACGGGTAAACATCCCTTCAACTCGGAGCCTCCGTTATCTCGTTTGATGCACCACGGGTTTATCACTCCGGTCCCGCTCCATTACGTTCGTAACCACGGTCCGGTACCCAAGGCTAAATGGGAGGATTGGACCGTTGAGGTTTGCGGTTTAGTGAAAAAACCAACCCGGTTCACAATGGACCAACTCGTTAACGATTTCCGCAGCCGTGAGTTTCCAGTCACACTCGTCTGCGCCGGTAACCGCCGTAAGGAGCAGAATATGGTTAAGAAAACCATTGGATTCAATTGGGGTGCCGGTGGGACCTCCACGTCGGTCTGGCGAGGGATCCCACTACGAGACGTTCTGAGGCGCTGTGGCATCTTCAGCAGTAAAAAAGGAGCTCTCAATGTGTGCTTTGAAGGAGCTGAATGTCTGCCCGGCGGCGGTGGGTCCAAGTACGGTACTAGCGTCAGAAAGGAAATAGTCATGGACCCAGCTAGAGATATTATTTTAGCCTATATGCAAAACGGCGACGTACTGACACCGGACCACGGCTTTCCGGTTCGGGTCATCACTCCCGGCTTCATCGGTGGACGGATGGTGAAATGGCTGAAACGCATTATCGTAACCACACAAGAATCAGATAGCTATTACCATTATAGAGATAACAAAGTCCTCCCTTCCCATGTCGACGCAGAATTGGCAAACGCGGAag CTTGGTGGTACAAGCCGGAGTGTATTATTAGTGAGTTGAACATAAACTCGGTGATAACGACGCCATGTCACGAGGAAATCTTGCCAATAAATTCATGGACGACACAGCGGCCGTACACGTTGCGGGGATATGCATATTCCG gagGAGGAAAGAAAGTGACACGGGTGGAGGTGACTCTGGATGGCGGCGAATCGTGGCAACTGTGCGATTTGAACCGTCCTGAAAAGGCTACAAAATACGGCAAGTATTGGTGTTGGTGTTTCTGGTCACTGGAGGTTGAGGTTCTTGATTTGCTTGCTGCTAAGGAAATTGCAGTCCGCGCCTGGGATGAAACCTTCAACACTCAACCTGAAAAGCTCATCTGGAATCTCATG GGAATGATGAACAATTGCTGGTTTCGGGTGAAATCCAACATGTGCAAGCCACACAAAGGAGAGATCGGAATCGTTTTCGAACACCCAACTGTCCCCGGCAACCAATCCGGCGGGTGGATGGCTAAAGAGAAGCATCTTGAGATATCAACAGAAACCAATCAAACCATGAAGAAGAGTTTGTCGTCTCCCTTCATCAACACCGCCTCAAAGACATACTCCATGTCTGATGTCAAAAAACACAACTCAGATCAATCCGCCTGGATCGTCGTCCACGGCCATGTTTACGACTGCACCCACTTCCTCAAAGACCATCCCGGCGGCACTGACAGCATTCTCATCAATGCCGGTACCGACTGCACCGAAGAATTCGACGCCATCCACTCCGACAAAGCCAAAAAAATGCTAGAGGAATACAGAATTGGCGAGTTGATCACCACCGGTTACACCTCGGATTCATCGCCTAACAACTCCATCCATGGGCCTTCTAACCATAATCTTAATCTCCTCCCTCATTTGGCTCCAATAACAGAAACAAGGCGCGTGGCTCTAATCGCGCGTGAGAAAATCCCCTGCAAACTAATCTCCAAAACGTCAATCTCACACGACGTCATACGGTTCAGATTCGCGTTACCTTTAGAAGATCAAATCCTTGGATTACCAGTTGGGAAACACATATTCCTGTGTGCAAACATAGACGGTAAACTCTGTATGAGGGCCTACACACCAACGAGCGGCATCCATCAAGTGGGCCATTTCGACTTAGTGGTTAAAATCTATTTAAAAAACGTGCACCCAAAATTCCCCAATGGCGGACTCATGTCGCAGCATTTGGAGTCCTTGCCAATTGGTTCCGAACTAGAAATAAAAGGCCCATTAGGCCACATCGAATACACCGGGCGCGGCAATTTTCTGGTGGACGGTAAAGTAAAGAAGGCGAAGAAGCTAGCCATGTTAGCCGGCGGAACGGGGATAACGCCGATATATCAGGTGGCTCAGGCGATTCTGAAGGATCCTGAGGATGAAACAGAGATGTTTTTGGTGTATGCGAACAGGACAGAAGATGATATTCTGTTAAAGGAAGAGTTGGATGAGTGGACTAAGAGCGATAAGAGGTTCAAAGTGTGGTACGTTGTGAATGAGAGTGTAAGGGAAGGGTGGAAATACAGTGTGGGAATGGTGACGGAGAGTATCATGAGGGAGCATCTCCCAGAAGCTTCGCCGGAAACGTTGGCATTGGCTTGTGGACCTCCGCCGATGATTAAGTTTGCAGTGCAACccaatttggagaagatgaacTACGACACTACTAATTCGTTGTTGGTGTTTTAG